A part of Marinomonas rhizomae genomic DNA contains:
- a CDS encoding peptide ABC transporter substrate-binding protein has translation MKKTLLASAIMATTLFAMQAQAADVPAGVELAAKQELVRGGGAEPATLDPQKMEGTPGSIRSKDLFEGLYNQDGDGNQVPGVATSFDVNADNTQYTFHLRKDAKWSNGDPVTAEDFVYAFTRAVDPALASPYAWFMEIPSIVNATKIIAGEADPSTLGVKALDPYTFQVTLERPVPYFVKMTAHQTMFPVPKKVVEKWGDDWTKPEHMVSNGAYKMDEWIVNEKMVFTRNKNYWNDAKTIINKVTYLPIESPNAELKRFQAGQMDLSYEIPNDHFKQLMRDIPDEVVVTPKLGTYYYQYNITRAPYNDVRVRKALSYAIDRDVITKFVTGTGELPAYSFTPEVVNDFSPATPEYATWTQKERNEKALELLEEAGYSKSNPLSFSLLYNTNENHKKIAIAIASMWKKTLGVNVTLENQEWKTYLETKKHQQFDVARAGWIGDYNEASTMLDLLTTTHGNNDGKYSNAEYDKLLHDARTMQHPAANYNKAEEIAIEQDMAVAPIYQYTEKRLVKSYLGGYMPNPEDNVYVRDMYIIKH, from the coding sequence ATGAAAAAGACATTACTCGCCAGTGCCATAATGGCTACTACTCTTTTTGCCATGCAAGCCCAAGCGGCAGACGTACCAGCAGGCGTAGAACTCGCCGCTAAACAAGAACTTGTTCGTGGTGGTGGTGCAGAACCAGCAACACTTGATCCACAAAAAATGGAAGGCACGCCAGGCTCTATTCGTTCAAAAGACCTGTTTGAAGGTTTGTATAACCAAGATGGCGACGGTAACCAAGTCCCAGGTGTGGCAACAAGCTTCGATGTAAACGCTGACAACACGCAATACACCTTTCACCTCCGCAAAGATGCCAAATGGTCTAATGGCGACCCAGTCACCGCTGAAGACTTTGTTTACGCTTTCACACGTGCGGTTGACCCAGCGCTTGCTTCACCATATGCATGGTTCATGGAAATCCCATCGATTGTCAACGCAACTAAAATTATTGCCGGCGAAGCCGATCCTTCTACACTTGGCGTCAAAGCACTAGACCCTTACACATTCCAAGTAACACTTGAGCGCCCTGTACCTTACTTTGTAAAAATGACCGCTCACCAAACCATGTTCCCAGTACCTAAAAAAGTGGTCGAGAAATGGGGCGACGATTGGACAAAACCAGAGCACATGGTATCTAACGGTGCTTACAAAATGGACGAATGGATCGTCAACGAAAAAATGGTCTTCACTCGTAACAAAAACTATTGGAATGATGCTAAAACCATCATTAACAAGGTTACTTATCTACCAATTGAATCCCCTAACGCTGAGCTGAAGCGCTTCCAAGCGGGCCAAATGGATCTAAGCTATGAGATTCCAAATGACCACTTTAAACAACTAATGCGTGATATCCCGGATGAAGTTGTTGTTACACCAAAATTAGGTACTTATTACTATCAGTACAACATAACAAGAGCACCGTACAACGACGTACGCGTACGTAAAGCCTTGTCTTACGCTATCGACCGCGATGTGATCACAAAATTCGTCACAGGCACGGGGGAACTACCTGCATATTCTTTTACGCCAGAAGTGGTAAATGACTTCTCTCCAGCGACACCTGAGTATGCAACTTGGACACAAAAAGAGCGTAACGAGAAAGCCTTAGAATTGTTAGAAGAAGCGGGCTACAGCAAAAGTAACCCTCTGTCTTTCAGCTTGCTTTACAACACCAACGAAAACCATAAGAAAATCGCCATTGCGATTGCGTCAATGTGGAAAAAAACCTTGGGGGTAAACGTCACACTGGAAAATCAAGAGTGGAAAACTTACCTAGAAACGAAAAAACATCAGCAATTTGATGTGGCACGTGCAGGTTGGATTGGAGACTACAATGAAGCCTCTACCATGCTAGATCTTCTAACCACCACTCACGGTAACAACGACGGCAAATACAGCAACGCAGAATACGACAAGCTGTTACACGATGCTCGTACCATGCAGCACCCTGCGGCGAACTACAACAAAGCAGAGGAAATCGCCATTGAACAGGATATGGCCGTTGCGCCTATTTACCAATATACCGAAAAACGTTTGGTAAAAAGCTACCTAGGCGGTTACATGCCTAACCCAGAAGACAACGTTTATGTGCGTGATATGTACATCATCAAACACTAA
- the oppB gene encoding oligopeptide ABC transporter permease OppB: protein MLTFISKRILEAIPTLLILITVSFFLMHSAPGSPFSSERALPPEVLANINAKYHLDEPVINQYFYYLGGLLQGDLGPSFRYKDFTINELIGQSFPVSAEIGIWSFLVALLIGVGCGVIAALRQNSWLDYSVMGFANLGIVLPNFVLAPLCILFFSIYNHWLPPGGWNGGAWPYLVMPVIAMSTSYIAQIARITRGSMIETMHSNFIRTARAKGLPKYRIIFQHALRPAMLPVISYLGPAFVGIVTGSVIVDVYFGTGGIGQHFINGALNRDYSMVMGVTILVGTLTILFNAIVDILYAVIDPKIRY, encoded by the coding sequence ATGCTGACATTTATTTCAAAACGCATTTTAGAAGCCATTCCAACGTTGTTGATTTTGATTACGGTTTCTTTTTTCCTAATGCACTCTGCTCCTGGCAGCCCATTTTCAAGCGAGCGAGCTTTGCCACCAGAAGTATTGGCGAACATTAACGCCAAATACCATTTAGATGAGCCGGTCATTAACCAATATTTTTATTACCTTGGCGGCTTACTCCAAGGCGATCTTGGACCCTCTTTTCGCTACAAAGATTTCACTATTAATGAGCTCATAGGTCAGAGTTTTCCTGTCTCTGCAGAAATTGGCATTTGGTCTTTTCTGGTCGCCCTTCTCATTGGTGTCGGCTGTGGCGTTATCGCCGCATTACGCCAAAACTCTTGGTTAGACTACAGTGTCATGGGCTTTGCTAACCTCGGGATTGTGTTGCCAAATTTTGTGTTAGCTCCTTTGTGTATCCTATTTTTCTCTATTTATAACCATTGGCTGCCACCTGGTGGCTGGAACGGTGGGGCTTGGCCTTACTTAGTCATGCCGGTCATCGCTATGTCCACCAGCTACATCGCTCAAATCGCACGTATTACCCGTGGCAGCATGATTGAAACTATGCATTCCAACTTTATTCGTACCGCGCGCGCCAAAGGTTTGCCGAAGTATCGCATTATTTTCCAACACGCTTTGCGTCCAGCTATGCTGCCCGTTATTTCCTACCTTGGGCCAGCATTCGTCGGCATAGTGACAGGTTCTGTGATTGTCGATGTGTATTTTGGTACCGGCGGTATTGGTCAGCACTTTATCAATGGCGCACTGAATCGTGACTACTCCATGGTTATGGGTGTGACTATTTTAGTCGGCACATTAACGATTCTATTCAATGCCATTGTCGATATTTTATACGCTGTCATTGATCCAAAAATTCGCTACTAA
- the oppC gene encoding oligopeptide ABC transporter permease OppC, translating into MITTKDKVQAVEQFAEKVVEVEGRSLWQDARRRFFSNHAAVTSLVVLAIITAIALLGPFFSQWNYDDIDWEALSDISVLGRPNIENGHYFGTDTLGRDIFVRTMQGGQISLLVGIMGSVVAIVIGTLYGAASGYIGGRVDSVMMRFLEILNSFPFMFFVIILMTLFGRHIFLIFVAIGAISWLDMARIVRGQTLSLKNKEYIEAAYACGVSTPKIILRHIVPNVLGIVVVYATLLVPNMILLESFISFLGLGVQEPMTSWGALISEGAQNMEIAIWQLAWPLSFLVVTLFCFNFLGDGLRDALDPKDR; encoded by the coding sequence ATGATTACTACAAAAGACAAAGTTCAGGCCGTCGAACAGTTCGCCGAAAAAGTGGTGGAAGTCGAAGGTCGCAGTTTATGGCAAGACGCTCGTCGTCGTTTTTTTTCTAACCATGCCGCGGTTACCAGCTTAGTTGTTCTAGCCATTATCACCGCCATTGCGTTGCTAGGTCCATTTTTCAGTCAATGGAATTACGACGATATTGACTGGGAAGCGCTATCTGATATTTCAGTATTGGGCCGCCCTAATATTGAAAACGGCCATTATTTTGGTACCGACACCTTAGGTCGCGATATCTTTGTTCGCACTATGCAAGGCGGTCAAATTTCGTTATTGGTCGGTATCATGGGCAGCGTAGTGGCTATCGTGATTGGGACACTTTACGGTGCAGCATCGGGTTACATTGGTGGACGTGTTGATAGCGTGATGATGCGCTTCTTAGAAATTCTTAACTCCTTTCCTTTCATGTTTTTCGTGATCATTTTGATGACGTTATTTGGTCGTCATATCTTTTTGATCTTTGTCGCCATTGGCGCGATCTCTTGGCTCGATATGGCGCGGATAGTTCGCGGCCAAACCTTGAGCCTAAAAAACAAAGAGTACATCGAAGCGGCTTACGCTTGCGGTGTGTCGACTCCGAAAATCATCTTGCGCCACATAGTGCCAAACGTACTGGGTATTGTGGTCGTTTATGCGACCTTGTTGGTACCAAATATGATCTTGTTAGAGTCTTTCATTAGCTTCTTGGGACTGGGTGTTCAAGAGCCAATGACGAGCTGGGGCGCATTGATCTCCGAAGGCGCGCAGAACATGGAAATTGCCATCTGGCAATTGGCTTGGCCACTGAGCTTCTTAGTAGTAACGCTATTTTGTTTTAACTTCCTCGGCGATGGCTTACGCGATGCGCTTGATCCAAAAGACCGCTAA
- a CDS encoding ABC transporter ATP-binding protein, with protein MSLSMKKNLLEVNNLKVNFRTPDGFVTAVNDLNFTLAQGETLGIVGESGSGKSQTAFALMGLLAGNGVIEGEARFNEQNILTLSEKAMNRIRSKEIAMIFQDPMTSLNPYMKVGKQLMEVLMLHKGMNKAEAFEASVKMLDAVKMPEARKRMNMYPHEFSGGMRQRVMIAMALLCQPKLLIADEPTTALDVTVQAQILTLLNELKDDFNTSIIMITHDLGVVAGLCDKVLVMYAGQTMEYGTAEDVFYRPTHPYTQGLLKAIPRLDAEDEQLSTIPGNPPNLLQMPSGCPFQARCEFARERCGESMPPLEEYAPGQLRACHKSVDGWVA; from the coding sequence ATGAGCTTATCAATGAAAAAGAACTTATTAGAAGTCAATAACTTAAAAGTAAATTTCAGAACACCCGATGGTTTTGTTACTGCTGTGAATGATCTGAATTTCACTTTGGCACAAGGCGAAACCCTCGGCATCGTGGGCGAATCTGGCTCTGGTAAAAGCCAAACGGCGTTTGCCCTAATGGGATTATTGGCTGGCAATGGCGTTATTGAAGGGGAAGCTCGCTTTAACGAGCAAAATATTCTCACTCTGAGTGAAAAAGCCATGAATCGCATTCGCTCTAAAGAGATTGCGATGATTTTCCAAGACCCAATGACGTCATTGAACCCTTATATGAAAGTCGGTAAGCAGCTGATGGAAGTCTTAATGCTGCACAAGGGTATGAACAAAGCCGAAGCCTTTGAAGCCTCAGTAAAAATGCTCGACGCGGTGAAAATGCCCGAAGCGCGCAAACGCATGAACATGTACCCGCACGAATTTTCTGGCGGCATGAGACAGCGTGTGATGATTGCTATGGCCTTGTTGTGCCAACCTAAGTTGTTGATCGCTGATGAGCCAACAACAGCCCTAGACGTCACCGTGCAGGCTCAGATATTAACCTTGCTGAACGAGTTAAAAGACGACTTCAACACTTCCATCATTATGATCACTCATGATTTGGGCGTGGTTGCAGGCTTATGCGACAAGGTACTGGTAATGTACGCGGGACAAACCATGGAATACGGCACTGCAGAAGACGTGTTTTATCGTCCTACGCATCCATATACCCAAGGTTTACTAAAAGCGATTCCACGTCTCGATGCAGAGGATGAGCAACTTTCAACCATTCCAGGTAACCCACCCAACTTGTTACAAATGCCATCTGGCTGCCCATTCCAAGCGCGTTGTGAGTTTGCCAGAGAACGCTGTGGAGAAAGCATGCCGCCGCTAGAAGAGTATGCACCGGGTCAACTACGAGCTTGTCATAAATCCGTTGATGGATGGGTCGCCTAA
- the oppF gene encoding murein tripeptide/oligopeptide ABC transporter ATP binding protein OppF, producing the protein MNTANNILMEVNNLKVHFNIKSDNAWPWEKGQALKAVDGVDLTIYAGETLGVVGESGCGKSTLARALLRLVPITEGNVVWLGQDLTDLDKKQMRDKRQELQMIFQDPLASLDPRMTVGDIIAEPLKTFRPELSKDEVKAEVRAIMDRVGLLPNVINRYPHEFSGGQCQRIGIARALILKPKLVVCDEPVSALDVSIQAQVVNLLKELQAEMGLSLVFIAHDLSVVKHISDRVLVMYLGNAVELASKRALYENPQHPYTKALLSAVPVPDPRAERGKKIQLLTGDLPSPISPPSGCVFRTRCPHANEGCAQQKPSLQVLSDEHQAACSRLAEIA; encoded by the coding sequence ATGAACACTGCAAACAATATTTTAATGGAAGTGAATAATTTAAAAGTTCACTTCAACATCAAGTCAGACAATGCGTGGCCGTGGGAAAAAGGCCAAGCCCTCAAAGCCGTGGATGGCGTTGATTTAACCATCTACGCGGGCGAAACACTTGGTGTGGTCGGTGAATCAGGCTGTGGTAAATCCACCCTAGCGCGCGCTTTATTACGCCTTGTACCCATCACTGAAGGCAATGTGGTTTGGCTGGGACAAGACCTGACAGATTTAGACAAAAAACAAATGCGCGACAAACGCCAAGAGCTGCAAATGATCTTTCAAGATCCATTAGCGTCTCTCGATCCGCGCATGACAGTGGGCGACATCATTGCCGAGCCACTGAAGACCTTTCGACCTGAACTTTCGAAAGACGAAGTCAAAGCCGAAGTGCGCGCCATCATGGATCGTGTGGGTTTATTACCAAACGTGATTAACCGTTACCCTCATGAATTCTCTGGTGGCCAATGTCAGCGTATCGGTATTGCGCGCGCCTTGATTCTGAAACCTAAGTTGGTTGTCTGTGACGAACCCGTATCGGCATTGGACGTGTCCATCCAAGCGCAAGTAGTGAACTTGTTAAAAGAGTTACAGGCGGAAATGGGCTTGTCTTTGGTGTTTATCGCTCACGATCTAAGCGTGGTAAAACACATTTCAGACCGTGTTTTAGTGATGTACTTGGGCAATGCGGTAGAGTTAGCAAGCAAACGCGCACTATACGAAAATCCTCAGCACCCATACACCAAAGCCTTGTTGTCTGCGGTACCTGTGCCAGACCCAAGAGCAGAACGGGGTAAGAAAATTCAGTTATTAACGGGTGACTTACCCTCTCCTATTAGCCCGCCGTCAGGTTGTGTTTTCCGTACTCGTTGCCCTCATGCTAACGAAGGTTGTGCGCAGCAAAAACCAAGCTTGCAGGTGTTATCAGATGAACACCAAGCCGCTTGCTCGCGTTTAGCGGAAATTGCATAA
- a CDS encoding sensor histidine kinase: MERLFKGKTWLSKFKLWVLYGFIAFIIVITIAVFGIITYTSDSSKHNSRRVFESSLWNTLQLQIQSYRFLNYLIALDDSDYPLNGNAFFEYDLLMSRVDLLRQGDVGSLIRTFESGRTTRLLNIINGELELLSFNLSKLENGDTSYLPNLIERIQRIEDQINEFVTLVNKGSNEFISNQHKTLQMNLNHIQLLSMALLVCLLCLCFFTVKGLTELKNVIRRNEELQLGIQAVNEDKANLLSFVNQEIRSPINAILGTAKTLNESVSKNEKDVLSKHIEESGLQLLQTIEMLSDLSLIDAKKLTLNPTIEHLQRSIEDYLAIFEPQMTRKNLQSILYIDPLLPNYISLDFVRIKEIIVALLQNAITHTPSGSISLQIRPSSLNAPQMALPTDTTESRVLQIALRDTGLGMPNELQQNLRVNPSLPMQEEGPLPSKVGLSLALCHKLVYLMQGELHFSCAPQKGCEFWVDIPFHIPTNSPSNDPESKGSSFQCPDNTQALVIETDTHLAKIISLQLAAFNIDTILSKDGSLQEYKDYDLVILGNTPRFERDGHDALQQWHTKSCPVISYHSSALENTAHRVIPISFPLTQSKLEPLIAGLFSSKAHKYD, from the coding sequence ATGGAGCGCTTGTTTAAAGGGAAGACATGGTTATCCAAATTCAAGCTATGGGTGCTGTATGGCTTCATTGCTTTTATTATTGTGATCACCATCGCGGTGTTCGGTATTATCACCTATACCAGTGACAGCTCTAAACACAACAGCCGTCGCGTTTTTGAGAGCTCTTTGTGGAACACCCTGCAACTGCAAATACAGTCCTATCGCTTCCTAAACTATTTAATCGCATTAGACGACAGCGATTACCCTTTGAACGGCAACGCTTTTTTTGAATACGATTTATTGATGAGTCGAGTCGACTTGCTTAGACAGGGTGATGTTGGCTCTCTCATCCGAACGTTTGAAAGCGGACGTACAACGAGACTATTGAATATTATTAATGGTGAATTGGAATTGCTTAGCTTCAATTTATCCAAGTTAGAAAATGGCGACACGTCTTATCTCCCCAACCTAATTGAACGCATTCAACGTATCGAAGATCAAATCAACGAATTTGTTACCTTGGTGAACAAAGGCAGCAATGAGTTCATTAGTAACCAACACAAAACATTGCAGATGAATCTAAATCATATACAGCTGCTTTCCATGGCATTGCTGGTTTGTTTATTGTGCTTATGTTTTTTTACGGTAAAAGGGTTAACCGAGCTTAAGAATGTCATTAGACGAAATGAAGAGCTCCAGCTAGGTATTCAAGCAGTTAATGAAGACAAAGCCAATTTACTCTCTTTCGTCAACCAGGAAATACGTTCTCCAATTAATGCCATTTTAGGAACCGCTAAGACCTTAAACGAATCGGTTTCAAAAAACGAAAAAGACGTTCTATCAAAGCATATTGAAGAGTCTGGGCTGCAACTACTGCAAACCATAGAAATGCTCTCTGACCTATCACTGATCGATGCGAAAAAGCTAACCCTGAATCCAACTATTGAGCACTTACAGCGCAGTATCGAAGATTATTTGGCTATTTTTGAGCCTCAAATGACACGCAAAAACTTGCAGAGTATCCTCTACATTGACCCGCTTTTGCCGAACTATATCAGCCTCGATTTTGTCAGAATCAAAGAAATTATCGTTGCACTGCTACAAAATGCGATTACTCACACCCCGTCAGGGAGTATCAGTTTACAAATTCGACCCTCGTCCCTAAACGCACCTCAAATGGCGCTTCCAACCGATACAACAGAAAGCAGAGTGCTACAAATAGCGCTTAGAGATACTGGGCTAGGCATGCCAAACGAGTTACAGCAAAATTTGAGAGTAAACCCATCCCTACCGATGCAAGAAGAAGGACCATTACCAAGCAAAGTCGGCTTAAGTTTGGCGTTATGTCACAAGTTGGTTTACCTAATGCAAGGCGAACTGCATTTTTCCTGTGCGCCACAAAAAGGCTGTGAATTTTGGGTAGATATTCCTTTTCACATACCAACAAATAGCCCAAGTAACGACCCGGAATCAAAAGGCTCAAGCTTCCAATGCCCCGACAATACTCAAGCTTTAGTCATTGAAACAGACACACATTTGGCTAAAATTATTAGCTTGCAGTTAGCAGCGTTTAACATCGACACCATTCTATCGAAAGATGGCAGCCTGCAAGAATATAAGGACTATGATCTTGTCATTCTGGGCAACACGCCTCGCTTTGAGCGTGACGGCCATGATGCGCTCCAGCAATGGCATACTAAATCTTGCCCTGTCATCAGTTATCACTCTAGCGCCTTGGAAAACACAGCGCACCGAGTTATTCCGATCAGCTTCCCATTAACTCAAAGTAAACTAGAACCACTTATTGCTGGGCTATTTTCCTCAAAGGCACATAAATATGATTGA
- a CDS encoding Hpt domain-containing protein, with protein sequence MIDHAHLNSLIELIGKETVNNIRLEFVEDSNEKIALLLQAWDKRDYQELRQVSHSLKSASLNMAMQVFAKQCQLIEEAAAQQSDQGVQAIMDSLPATHQTSLKELDAYFSK encoded by the coding sequence ATGATTGATCACGCCCATCTGAACTCTCTAATCGAACTCATCGGCAAAGAAACCGTTAACAACATACGCTTGGAATTTGTTGAAGACAGCAATGAAAAAATCGCTTTGTTGTTACAAGCTTGGGACAAAAGAGATTATCAAGAATTAAGACAGGTTAGCCATTCACTCAAGTCGGCCAGTTTAAACATGGCTATGCAGGTGTTTGCTAAACAATGTCAGTTGATTGAAGAAGCGGCGGCACAACAAAGTGATCAAGGAGTGCAGGCCATCATGGATAGCCTGCCCGCCACTCACCAGACTTCACTGAAAGAACTTGATGCATACTTTTCCAAGTGA
- a CDS encoding GAF domain-containing protein: MFTIETNPTASVEESYRELNAQLAALLSGERDFICNAAQFSAFVMQTVADLNWSGFYFARGEELVLGPYVGKVACTRIPFGRGVCGKAATSLQTQRIEDVHAFDGHIACDAASASEVVIPVIVGGKLLAVFDMDSPKVGRFSDVDQAGLESFVATFIEATDFTWSI, translated from the coding sequence ATGTTTACCATAGAAACCAATCCTACCGCTTCTGTCGAAGAATCTTATCGTGAGTTAAATGCTCAATTAGCTGCATTGCTAAGTGGAGAGCGCGACTTCATCTGTAATGCCGCTCAATTTTCCGCGTTTGTGATGCAAACGGTGGCGGATCTGAATTGGTCCGGTTTCTACTTTGCCCGTGGCGAGGAATTGGTGCTTGGGCCGTATGTTGGCAAAGTGGCGTGTACTCGCATCCCATTTGGTCGTGGTGTGTGCGGTAAAGCCGCGACGTCCCTACAAACCCAACGTATTGAAGATGTGCATGCCTTTGATGGTCATATCGCGTGTGATGCGGCTTCAGCAAGTGAAGTGGTTATTCCTGTAATTGTTGGTGGCAAATTGCTTGCAGTGTTTGATATGGACAGTCCGAAAGTAGGGCGTTTTTCTGATGTTGACCAAGCGGGATTGGAGTCTTTTGTGGCCACTTTTATTGAAGCCACAGACTTCACTTGGTCAATCTAA
- the phoU gene encoding phosphate signaling complex protein PhoU, translating to MKELTTDHISQQFNNELELLRQHFLTMGGVVENQVQDAVQALLDANGSLAEDVKNQDATVNQLDGLIDEECRRILAKRQPAASDLRMILSISKAVSELERIGDEAKKIANLTLNLINEGESPRGYVEINRIGQMVSRMIHDSLDAYARLDIDAAIKVAKQDRAVDQEYNTAMRSLVTYMMEDPRSISRVINVIWVLRSLERIGDHARHTCQHLIFMVKGVDVRHVNVNDLSVEMNKK from the coding sequence ATGAAAGAATTAACAACGGATCATATTTCTCAGCAGTTTAACAACGAGCTGGAACTGCTTCGCCAACACTTTTTGACCATGGGTGGTGTCGTAGAGAACCAAGTTCAAGACGCGGTACAAGCGTTATTAGACGCGAATGGCTCTTTGGCAGAAGACGTAAAAAATCAAGACGCGACGGTGAATCAGCTAGACGGTTTGATCGACGAAGAATGTCGTCGTATCTTGGCGAAACGCCAACCTGCGGCGTCTGACTTACGCATGATTTTGTCGATCAGCAAAGCGGTCAGTGAGCTTGAGCGTATCGGTGACGAAGCGAAGAAAATTGCCAATCTGACCTTAAATTTGATCAATGAAGGCGAGTCTCCTCGTGGTTACGTAGAGATCAACCGCATCGGTCAAATGGTATCGCGTATGATTCATGACTCTTTAGACGCCTATGCACGTTTAGATATTGATGCTGCCATTAAAGTCGCGAAACAAGATCGTGCTGTAGATCAAGAATACAACACAGCGATGCGTTCTTTGGTGACTTACATGATGGAAGATCCTCGCAGTATTTCTCGTGTGATTAATGTTATTTGGGTATTACGTTCTTTAGAGCGTATTGGCGATCATGCTCGTCATACCTGTCAGCATTTGATCTTCATGGTAAAAGGCGTCGATGTTCGTCATGTTAATGTGAATGATCTTTCTGTTGAAATGAATAAGAAATAA